One part of the Phycisphaeraceae bacterium genome encodes these proteins:
- the rplS gene encoding 50S ribosomal protein L19: protein MGLQSIIENVNKSVIRTDIPRIDIGDTVNVHCRIIEGQKERIQVFQGVVLSRAGRGVTEMITVRRIVDNMGVERIFPINSPRIAKYEVIRRADARRSKLYFLRDRAGKSRRLRDRRRGMKHVAGEGAPKA, encoded by the coding sequence ATGGGCCTTCAGAGCATCATCGAGAACGTCAACAAGTCCGTCATCCGCACGGATATCCCGCGCATCGACATCGGCGACACGGTCAACGTGCACTGCCGCATCATCGAGGGCCAGAAGGAGCGCATCCAGGTCTTCCAGGGTGTGGTCCTCTCCCGCGCCGGCCGCGGCGTGACCGAGATGATCACGGTCCGCCGGATCGTTGACAACATGGGCGTCGAGCGCATCTTCCCCATCAACTCGCCCCGCATCGCCAAGTACGAGGTCATCCGCCGGGCCGACGCTCGCCGCTCCAAGCTCTACTTCCTCCGCGACCGCGCCGGCAAGTCCCGCCGCCTCCGCGACCGCCGCCGCGGCATGAAGCACGTGGCCGGCGAGGGCGCCCCGAAGGCCTGA
- the trmD gene encoding tRNA (guanosine(37)-N1)-methyltransferase TrmD, with protein MPPLRVDILTTFPEMFGSQPGGALASSIPARARAAGLVEWHATNIRDFAGNKHQKTDDRPFGGGPGMVMMCQPLWDAVLAVESADPRPATRILLTPQGRPLTQSIVEDLAARPRLLLIAGHYEGVDERVIARLAPMELSLGDYVLSGGELAAIVLLDAIIRLLPGALGHEESAAEDSFSDLPATPKSGFPGGRLLDCAHFTKPREWMGMPVPDVLLSGDHGAIARWRLEQRLARTRERRPDLLPPT; from the coding sequence GTGCCCCCACTTCGCGTCGACATCCTCACCACGTTCCCCGAGATGTTCGGCTCCCAGCCCGGCGGGGCGCTCGCCTCCAGCATCCCCGCGCGGGCCCGGGCCGCCGGCCTCGTGGAATGGCACGCCACGAACATCCGTGACTTCGCCGGCAACAAGCACCAGAAGACCGACGACCGCCCCTTCGGCGGCGGACCGGGCATGGTCATGATGTGCCAGCCGCTGTGGGACGCCGTGCTCGCCGTCGAATCCGCCGATCCCCGCCCAGCGACCCGGATACTCCTCACGCCACAGGGCCGCCCGCTCACCCAATCGATCGTCGAGGACCTCGCCGCACGCCCGAGGCTCCTCCTCATCGCCGGCCACTACGAGGGCGTCGACGAGCGGGTCATCGCCCGCCTTGCCCCCATGGAACTCTCCCTGGGCGACTACGTCCTCTCCGGCGGGGAGCTCGCCGCGATCGTCCTGCTCGATGCCATCATCCGCCTGCTCCCCGGTGCCCTGGGGCACGAGGAGTCCGCGGCGGAGGATTCCTTCTCCGATCTCCCCGCCACCCCCAAGTCGGGGTTCCCGGGAGGCCGCCTGCTGGACTGTGCACACTTCACCAAGCCACGGGAGTGGATGGGGATGCCCGTCCCCGATGTCCTGCTCTCGGGGGACCACGGGGCCATCGCCCGCTGGCGGCTCGAGCAGCGTCTGGCCAGGACCCGCGAACGCCGGCCGGACCTTCTCCCGCCCACATAG
- a CDS encoding zinc-binding dehydrogenase, producing MLAVTIIAAGSPVAPNVKVVTDWPEPPSPGPGQALIKTLASALNQLDLWVGRGVPGLTLTYPRISGCDACGVVEAVGPGVDTAWVGRKVIVNAASVKPPPARPGDPPTSTLAPDYELQGEHHNGMHCERFVSPAANLAAIDDSADPAEAAAFGLVTLTAYSMMVTKARLVAGQSVLVTGIGGGVALAALSIAKHLGCPVVVTSRHQWKLDRAKQLGADVGVLDSGQDWSKEVRAWTGKRGVDLAVDSSGKATHLNCIKSLARGGAYVTPGCTSGPDAVTDLARIFWNQLRLLGSTMGTNAEFGEIAALHRAGKLRGVIDKIFPAREAPAAFARLESADQFGKVVIRWD from the coding sequence ATGCTCGCCGTCACCATCATCGCCGCCGGCTCACCCGTCGCCCCCAACGTGAAGGTCGTCACCGACTGGCCCGAGCCGCCGTCTCCAGGCCCAGGCCAGGCCCTCATCAAGACCCTCGCCTCGGCCCTCAACCAACTTGATCTCTGGGTCGGCCGCGGCGTGCCCGGCCTCACCCTCACCTACCCGCGCATCTCCGGCTGCGATGCCTGCGGGGTGGTCGAAGCCGTCGGGCCCGGCGTGGACACGGCGTGGGTCGGACGGAAGGTCATCGTCAACGCGGCGAGCGTCAAGCCTCCGCCGGCGCGCCCCGGCGATCCTCCCACTTCAACGCTCGCCCCCGACTACGAACTCCAGGGCGAGCACCACAACGGCATGCACTGCGAGCGGTTCGTCTCGCCCGCGGCCAACCTCGCCGCAATAGACGATTCGGCGGACCCCGCCGAGGCCGCTGCATTCGGCCTCGTCACGCTGACGGCCTACTCGATGATGGTCACCAAGGCGCGGCTCGTCGCGGGGCAGTCGGTCCTCGTCACCGGCATCGGCGGCGGCGTCGCCCTCGCCGCCCTCTCCATCGCGAAGCACCTGGGCTGCCCCGTCGTCGTAACGAGCCGGCACCAGTGGAAGCTCGACCGCGCCAAACAGCTCGGCGCCGACGTGGGCGTCCTCGACTCCGGCCAGGACTGGTCCAAGGAAGTCCGCGCCTGGACCGGCAAGCGGGGCGTCGACCTCGCCGTGGATTCCTCCGGCAAGGCCACGCACCTCAACTGCATCAAGTCCCTCGCCCGCGGCGGAGCCTACGTCACTCCCGGCTGCACCAGCGGCCCCGATGCCGTGACCGACCTCGCACGCATCTTCTGGAACCAACTCCGCCTCCTCGGATCAACCATGGGGACCAACGCGGAGTTCGGCGAGATCGCCGCCCTCCACCGCGCCGGGAAACTCCGCGGCGTGATCGACAAGATCTTCCCGGCGAGAGAGGCCCCAGCCGCGTTCGCGCGATTGGAATCGGCTGATCAGTTCGGGAAGGTCGTCATCCGATGGGACTGA